The Sesamum indicum cultivar Zhongzhi No. 13 linkage group LG2, S_indicum_v1.0, whole genome shotgun sequence genome contains a region encoding:
- the LOC105155942 gene encoding haloacid dehalogenase-like hydrolase domain-containing protein Sgpp, which yields MAISSVDNSHASLDSGGSLSQIAPLEAVLFDIDGTLCDTDPLHYSAFREMLKEIGFNGGVPITEEFFIANIAGKHNEDIASVLFPNDHERGLKFTDDKEAVFRRIVKEKIEPVKGLHKFTKWIEDRGLKRAAVTNAPRENAELMISLLGLSDFFHALILGSDCERVKPFPDPYLKALEVLKVSKEHTCVFEDSVSGIKAGVAAGMPTIGLTTRNPAELLMQAKPAFLIKDYEDPKLWTALDELDKMGKVKTGAE from the exons ATGGCGATTTCTTCAGTTGATAATTCGCATGCCTCATTGGACAG TGGTGGTTCTCTCTCGCAAATTGCTCCACTTGAAGCAGTTCTATTTGACATTGATGGAACGTTATGCGATACAGACCCCCTTCATTATTCTGCTTTCAGAGAAATGCTGAAGGAG ATTGGATTTAATGGTGGTGTTCCAATTACTGAGGAATTTTTCATTGCTAATATTGCTGGGAAACACAATGAAGATATTGCATCCGTCCTTTTCCCAAATGATCATGAGAGGGGTCTTAAGTTCACGGATGACAAGGAAGCAGTGTTTAGAAG GATAgttaaggaaaaaattgagCCTGTAAAAGGCTTACATAAATTCACAAAATGGATTGAAGATCGTGGGTTGAAGCGAGCTGCTGTTACTAATGCTCCTAGAGAAAATGCGGAGTTGATGATCTCATTGCTTGGACTATCAGACTTCTTTCATGCTCTTATTCTTGGAAGTGACTGTGAACGTGTGAAACCATTCCCAGATCCTTATTTAAAGGCACTTGAAGTACTCAAGGTATCAAAGGAGCACACATGTGTATTTGAG GATTCCGTTTCAGGAATAAAAGCTGGGGTTGCAGCTGGTATGCCTACTATTGGTTTGACGACTAGGAATCCAGCAGAACTATTGATGCAGGCCAAGCCTGCTTTTCTCATCAAAGATTACGAAGATCCAAAACTTTGGACTGCCCTTGACGAGCTTGATAAAATGGGTAAGGTTAAAACAGGTGCAGAATGA